A genome region from Pristis pectinata isolate sPriPec2 chromosome 4, sPriPec2.1.pri, whole genome shotgun sequence includes the following:
- the LOC127569118 gene encoding magnesium transporter NIPA2-like, with product MAEHNCSEGVYVSLVCSSYSCKELCHVVQVDDLNATLALQPPWRSPDFYIGLALATFSSCLIGISVILKKKGLLRLADVGSVRAGEGGHGYLKDWMWWAGLVTMGGGEAMNFAAYAFAPATVVTPLGALSVLISAILSSYLLQERLNLLGKMGCVLCILGSTVMVIHAPQEEEVKTLEEMAQKLKDPGFLVFACLLLIAVLLLIFYTAPRHGHANVLVYIAICSLIGAFSVSSVKGIDIAIRGCFANLPVYKHPLTWILIFSLLISIITQVNYLNKSLDIFNTSVVYPIYYVFFTTVVITTSVILFKEWYSMSAVDIVGTIAGFGTIVLGVFMLHVFKDLNLSLNNLPQALKVQDGVCVTPMLKLDDKHILIESTDNAVFTEDKSRVFVIYG from the exons ATGGCAGAACATAACTGCTCGGAGG GTGTGTATGTGAGCCTGGTGTGCTCATCGTATTCCTGTAAGGAACTGTGCCACGTTGTCCAGGTGGATGATCTGAACGCGACCCTGGCTCTGCAGCCCCCATGGAGATCTCCTGACTTTTACATCGGCCTTGCCTTGGCCACCTTCTCCAGCTGCCTTATTGGCATCAGTGTCATCCTGAAGAAGAAGGGGCTGCTGCGATTGGCTGATGTCGGCAGTGTCAGAGCAG GTGAAGGTGGCCATGGCTACCTGAAGgattggatgtggtgggccggCCTGGTAACCA TGGGCGGCGGAGAAGCGATGAACTTTGCTGCATACGCCTTTGCTCCTGCAACAGTTGTTACACCGCTCGGAGCACTCAGTGTCCTCATCAG TGCCATACTGTCTTCCTACCTCCTGCAGGAGCGCCTCAACCTGCTGGGGAAAATGGGCTGTGTGCTCTGCATTCTGGGCTCTACTGTGATGGTGATTCACGCACCGCAAGAGGAGGAAGTGAAAACTCTGGAAGAGATGGCGCAGAAACTTAAAGATCCAG GATTTCTGGTGTTTGCCTGCCTCTTACTGATTGCAGTGCTCCTTCTCATCTTCTACACTGCCCCCAGGCATGGACACGCCAACGTCTTGGTCTATATTGCCATCTGCTCCCTCATCGGTGCTTTCTCTGTCTCGTCTGTCAAAGGGATTGACATTGCCATCAGAGGGTGCTTTGCCAACCTTCCAGTGTACAAACACCCGTTAACGTGGATTCTCATCTTCTCCCTGCTGATCTCCATCATCACTCAGGTCAACTACTTAAACAAATCGCTGGATATTTTCAACACATCAGTGGTCTACCCCATCTATTATGTGTTCTTCACCACTGTGGTCATCACCACCTCTGTGATCCTGTTCAAAGAGTGGTACAGCATGTCTGCAGTGGACATTGTGGGCACCATTGCTGGCTTTGGAACCATTGTTCTCGGTGTCTTCATGCTTCATGTCTTTAAAGATCTGAACTTAAGTCTCAACAACTTGCCGCAGGCCCTCAAGGTGCAGGACGGGGTGTGTGTGACTCCCATGTTGAAACTAGATGACAAGCACATCCTTATAGAGAGTACAGACAATGCAGTGTTCACTGAGGATAAGTCTAGGGTCTTTGTCATCTATGGCTGA